The following proteins come from a genomic window of Terriglobales bacterium:
- a CDS encoding YfbM family protein, producing the protein MACRGVFFAITSDDAQRLITATSDAAVLTIVQEEIEQAWDEGHLQETDKAWDAMHRCLTDGTLRRNQGLYPLDHCVLNGRQLHKGSEYIVSFLAPNEVRDVALALQPISKDWFREKYFRIDPEDYGVPLVPFNEDDFEYTWAYFEEVREFYSKAAKEGRHVIFTVDQ; encoded by the coding sequence ATGGCTTGTCGAGGGGTATTCTTCGCTATCACGAGTGATGATGCTCAGCGTTTGATCACAGCCACGAGCGATGCGGCAGTCCTCACGATCGTCCAGGAAGAGATTGAGCAGGCATGGGACGAAGGGCATCTTCAGGAGACAGACAAGGCCTGGGATGCCATGCATCGCTGTCTCACGGACGGCACGCTCCGTCGGAATCAAGGCTTGTATCCCCTCGACCATTGCGTTTTGAATGGCCGGCAACTACACAAGGGTAGCGAATACATAGTCTCGTTTCTCGCACCCAACGAAGTTCGTGATGTGGCTCTTGCACTTCAGCCGATTTCCAAGGATTGGTTCCGCGAGAAATACTTCCGAATCGATCCCGAAGATTACGGAGTCCCGTTGGTACCCTTTAACGAAGACGACTTTGAATATACCTGGGCCTACTTTGAGGAGGTAAGAGAGTTCTACTCAAAGGCTGCCAAAGAAGGCAGGCACGTGATCTTCACCGTCGATCAATAG